The following are from one region of the Desulfuromonadales bacterium genome:
- a CDS encoding glycosyltransferase: MINVLLLVKRYSGNYPLLNEMAKLDEGRFRCVVCYLGGEKDGQNPLDSRAKTYYLGLKNHEIKLWNGTLRRRLAAIMDAEQIHVVNCHLQRTIAVGIAAARAARSRPAVVATLHGLGSADSWQRKLGNWLLYRHLYKIVGVSEGVRQDLLRNNWHLNPDRVVAIHNGIDTAPFLQPQAKDAMRQRLFPDIQGKIWFGTAGRLTRVKNQKNLLLAFKRCIDIFPESVLLICGRGEAETELRSLTSSLGLDGKVHFLGFRQDIAQVLAALDVFVLPSLREGFGLALVEAMCSGIPVIASQVGGVPEIFGEVAVGELIDPQSVDGLTNAMIRIAQRSDEDRVRLGENARTRVLQNFTAEKMVKGYEELYAAAWRDLPVNRDRRP; encoded by the coding sequence ATGATCAACGTCCTGCTGCTTGTCAAACGTTATAGCGGCAACTATCCGCTGCTCAACGAGATGGCGAAACTCGACGAAGGTCGTTTTCGCTGTGTTGTCTGTTATCTTGGCGGGGAGAAGGACGGGCAGAACCCTCTCGACAGCCGGGCGAAGACCTACTATCTGGGCCTTAAAAATCACGAGATCAAGCTGTGGAATGGCACGCTTCGCCGCCGTCTTGCCGCAATTATGGATGCCGAGCAGATCCATGTGGTCAATTGCCATCTGCAGCGGACCATCGCCGTCGGCATTGCTGCGGCCCGGGCGGCCCGTAGCCGTCCCGCTGTGGTGGCCACACTCCATGGATTGGGGAGTGCCGACTCCTGGCAGCGCAAACTGGGAAACTGGCTGCTGTATCGTCACCTGTACAAAATCGTTGGTGTCTCCGAAGGGGTCAGACAGGATCTCTTGCGCAACAACTGGCACTTGAACCCGGACAGGGTGGTTGCCATTCATAACGGGATCGATACCGCTCCATTTCTTCAGCCCCAGGCAAAAGATGCCATGCGGCAAAGGCTTTTTCCGGACATACAGGGAAAAATCTGGTTTGGAACGGCCGGGAGGCTCACCAGGGTAAAGAATCAAAAAAACCTCCTATTGGCGTTTAAACGTTGTATAGATATTTTTCCGGAAAGTGTGCTCTTGATTTGCGGCCGGGGGGAAGCAGAGACAGAGCTTAGAAGTTTGACTTCTTCCTTGGGCCTTGATGGAAAAGTACACTTCCTCGGGTTCCGACAGGATATTGCCCAGGTTTTGGCAGCGCTGGATGTTTTTGTCCTTCCCTCCCTGCGTGAAGGGTTTGGGCTGGCGCTGGTGGAGGCTATGTGCAGCGGTATTCCCGTGATAGCTTCGCAAGTTGGTGGCGTCCCCGAAATCTTTGGCGAAGTGGCTGTCGGCGAACTTATTGATCCTCAAAGCGTTGACGGCCTGACCAACGCCATGATCCGCATCGCTCAGCGTTCCGATGAAGATCGGGTCCGGTTGGGGGAAAACGCCAGAACGCGTGTCTTGCAGAACTTCACTGCTGAAAAAATGGTAAAGGGATACGAAGAACTCTACGCGGCAGCGTGGCGAGATTTGCCCGTCAATCGCGACCGCCGGCCATAA
- a CDS encoding lipopolysaccharide kinase InaA family protein: MSPFVRCGTVEVAARVLPLLASAGLSQFRDFMDYSGGAHICHKRGRSVFRLQVGDRAFYLKRNRFHWVEFWKRVSRLKWPPRGALVEWKNILAVQEAGIPTVSPVAMGECVKFGIDMASFTLTEELYQTVPLDAVFQRELGGSLDDAGRQKKRRLTLQLAATARKLHGSGMYHQDLYLSHFYLGPGETLYLIDLQRVGRRSRVPTRYRVKDLGQLNYSADFTGGISRADRMRFFLAYLGKKRLEPADKKLARKVLAKTRRIARHDVKLAVRRRRRGEKP, encoded by the coding sequence ATGAGCCCGTTCGTGCGTTGCGGTACTGTCGAGGTTGCCGCCAGAGTTTTACCGCTGTTGGCTTCGGCCGGACTGAGCCAGTTCCGGGACTTCATGGACTACTCCGGTGGTGCTCACATCTGCCACAAGCGGGGGCGTTCGGTTTTCCGCCTGCAGGTCGGCGACCGGGCGTTTTACCTGAAGCGCAATCGTTTTCACTGGGTTGAGTTCTGGAAACGAGTCAGCCGTCTCAAGTGGCCGCCGCGCGGCGCCCTCGTAGAGTGGAAGAATATCCTCGCCGTGCAGGAAGCCGGGATCCCCACAGTTTCTCCGGTAGCCATGGGGGAGTGCGTCAAGTTCGGTATCGATATGGCTTCCTTTACCTTGACCGAGGAGCTCTATCAGACCGTCCCTCTCGATGCCGTGTTCCAGCGAGAACTCGGCGGTTCCCTCGACGATGCAGGGAGGCAGAAAAAGCGGCGGCTGACCCTGCAACTGGCTGCCACCGCCCGCAAACTGCACGGCAGCGGCATGTATCACCAGGATTTATATCTCAGTCATTTTTATCTCGGGCCCGGCGAGACGCTCTATCTTATCGACTTGCAGCGCGTTGGCCGGCGGTCGAGAGTGCCGACCCGTTACCGCGTCAAGGATCTCGGCCAGCTCAACTATTCTGCCGATTTCACCGGCGGGATCTCGCGCGCCGACCGGATGCGGTTCTTCCTCGCCTATCTCGGCAAAAAGCGCCTGGAGCCTGCGGACAAGAAACTGGCCCGGAAGGTGCTGGCCAAGACCCGGCGCATCGCCCGGCACGACGTCAAGCTGGCGGTCCGCCGCCGGCGCCGGGGCGAGAAACCTTGA
- the waaC gene encoding lipopolysaccharide heptosyltransferase I, with amino-acid sequence MKILIVKVSALGDVVHALPVLAYLKSVDPQMQIDWLVEESFAPLLEGHPLIRKVIRLRTKAWRRQGAGQGGWQALVAGAALRRECYDVVLDLQGNSKSGLFTLLTRAPLRFGFDRTGTREWPNRLATNRKVTLGEEAFHITDRSLAVAQAALPGGCGRLLAGPLAADQGATERVELLLREKGLTGQPVVVFHYGTTWQTKLWALKNWQQLAARLSDAGVQPLLTWGNDAELAAAEAIRAASGDRALIWPRGTLPDLVALLQRADLVVGGDTGPIHIAAAVGTPTVSLFRVTDARRNGPRGDGHLCLQTPLDCSPCLRKSCERDRECAASIAVDVVLEAVTSRLRGRG; translated from the coding sequence ATGAAGATTCTCATCGTCAAGGTGAGCGCCCTCGGCGACGTTGTTCATGCCCTGCCGGTGCTGGCCTACTTGAAAAGTGTCGATCCGCAGATGCAGATCGACTGGCTGGTGGAAGAGTCGTTCGCACCCTTGTTGGAAGGTCATCCGCTAATCCGCAAGGTTATTCGGCTGCGCACCAAGGCCTGGCGCCGGCAGGGAGCAGGGCAGGGGGGCTGGCAGGCCCTGGTTGCCGGCGCCGCGCTGCGGCGCGAGTGCTATGACGTGGTTCTCGATCTGCAGGGAAACAGCAAGAGCGGCCTCTTCACGCTGCTGACCCGAGCGCCGCTGCGCTTCGGTTTCGACCGCACGGGGACCCGCGAATGGCCCAACCGGCTGGCGACCAATCGCAAGGTTACCCTGGGCGAAGAGGCTTTTCATATTACGGACCGTTCCCTGGCCGTGGCGCAGGCGGCGTTGCCGGGCGGCTGCGGGCGACTGCTGGCGGGGCCGCTGGCTGCCGACCAGGGCGCAACCGAGCGGGTGGAACTGCTGCTGCGTGAAAAAGGGCTGACTGGTCAGCCGGTGGTCGTTTTTCACTACGGCACCACTTGGCAGACCAAATTGTGGGCTCTGAAAAACTGGCAGCAGCTTGCTGCCCGTCTCAGTGACGCCGGCGTGCAGCCCTTGCTGACCTGGGGAAACGATGCTGAGCTGGCCGCCGCCGAGGCGATTCGGGCGGCGAGCGGCGACCGTGCCCTGATCTGGCCCCGGGGGACGCTGCCGGATCTTGTCGCCCTGCTGCAGCGAGCCGACCTGGTGGTGGGCGGCGACACCGGCCCCATCCACATCGCCGCTGCCGTCGGGACGCCGACGGTCTCTCTTTTTCGGGTGACCGACGCCCGGCGCAACGGTCCGCGCGGCGACGGCCATCTTTGTCTCCAGACCCCGCTGGACTGTTCCCCCTGCCTGCGCAAGTCCTGTGAGCGGGATCGGGAGTGCGCCGCCAGCATTGCCGTCGACGTGGTCCTGGAAGCGGTCACCTCCCGGCTCCGAGGCAGGGGATGA
- the waaF gene encoding lipopolysaccharide heptosyltransferase II, whose amino-acid sequence MKPLDRNHVNRICLRATNWIGDAVMTTPAMGALRSSFPAAEIVVVANPLVAELFRHHPYCDRVLVYDKKGTHRGLKGLLRLCGELRRERFDLAILLQNAVEAAIMAFLARVPRRAGYGTDGRVLLLTHPVPVDAAERRLHHTRYYLGMLEALGIRGGDGALRLACTDDELAWARELLGEGAPVVINPGAAYGSAKRWYPERFAEVGNRLAAEFGARIVLTGGPGETEIGRDIAAAMDVPPLNLIGKTSVRQMMAVLSLCRLVVTNDSGPMHVAAAFGVPIVAVFGPTDHTTTSPLAENCRIIRKEVDCAPCLLRQCPTDHRCMAAIGVEDVMVGVRELWKAQE is encoded by the coding sequence TTGAAACCGCTCGACCGAAATCACGTCAATCGCATCTGCCTGCGGGCCACCAACTGGATTGGCGACGCCGTCATGACGACCCCTGCCATGGGGGCGCTTCGCAGCAGTTTTCCCGCTGCCGAGATCGTGGTGGTCGCCAACCCGCTGGTGGCCGAGCTTTTTCGGCATCATCCCTATTGCGACCGGGTTCTGGTGTACGACAAGAAAGGAACGCACCGGGGACTGAAGGGTCTGTTGCGCCTCTGTGGCGAGTTGCGCCGAGAGCGCTTCGATCTGGCGATTCTGCTGCAAAATGCTGTCGAGGCAGCCATTATGGCGTTTCTCGCTCGCGTGCCCCGGCGGGCCGGGTACGGCACGGACGGCAGAGTTCTGCTGCTGACCCATCCGGTTCCGGTCGACGCGGCGGAACGGCGTCTGCATCATACCCGCTATTATCTGGGGATGCTCGAAGCACTCGGTATCCGGGGCGGCGACGGTGCCCTGCGACTTGCCTGTACCGACGATGAACTGGCCTGGGCCCGTGAACTGCTCGGCGAAGGGGCGCCGGTGGTCATCAATCCCGGGGCGGCCTACGGTTCGGCCAAGCGCTGGTATCCCGAGCGTTTTGCCGAAGTCGGCAACCGTCTGGCTGCTGAATTCGGTGCCCGCATCGTTCTTACCGGCGGGCCTGGTGAGACGGAAATCGGACGTGATATCGCCGCCGCCATGGACGTTCCTCCGCTCAACCTCATCGGCAAAACGAGCGTCAGGCAGATGATGGCGGTGCTCTCCCTTTGTCGCCTGGTAGTGACCAACGATTCCGGTCCGATGCATGTGGCAGCGGCTTTTGGTGTGCCGATCGTCGCCGTCTTCGGCCCTACGGACCATACCACCACTTCGCCGCTGGCCGAGAACTGCCGGATCATCCGCAAGGAGGTCGACTGCGCTCCCTGCCTGCTTCGCCAGTGTCCGACCGATCACCGTTGCATGGCTGCGATCGGCGTGGAAGACGTGATGGTTGGCGTTCGGGAACTCTGGAAGGCGCAGGAATGA
- a CDS encoding Trm112 family protein has product MTLSKELLEILACPKCKGEVQLQVDGSKIVCNACRLAYPVRDGIPVMLIDEAESL; this is encoded by the coding sequence ATGACCCTGTCCAAGGAACTGCTCGAGATACTCGCCTGTCCCAAGTGCAAAGGGGAGGTGCAACTGCAGGTGGACGGTTCGAAAATCGTCTGCAATGCCTGCCGTCTCGCTTATCCTGTTCGCGACGGGATTCCCGTGATGCTCATTGATGAGGCCGAGTCCCTCTAG
- the lpxK gene encoding tetraacyldisaccharide 4'-kinase, translated as MGRLFALHRRLVTAGPEGLAQQMLYPLLRVAGRLYGLIGRLRRKLYRAGVLTVYRAPVPVISVGNLTVGGTGKTPMVDDLVKSLLGHGRRVAVVSRGYGGQGAGRVGVVCAGDGPLLPPGVCGDEPYLLAQRNPRALVLVAPRRAEGIRLAVERFAADVILLDDGFQHLSVARDLDIVLLDARRPFGNGHLLPAGLLREPLSALSRAGVVVLTRSDGSENPVPTLTCPLIRCRHRLAVETVSLAGENLPLKSLVEQRGVAFAGIADPENYFAALAAQGLKLVRTLPLSDHVVYDRDTLALLVDAAQDADFLVTTEKDGVKLSAAQLPRPCYQTPMTLEFYDQGSLLLERALNAVIHQETP; from the coding sequence ATGGGCCGGCTTTTCGCTCTGCATCGGCGGTTGGTGACGGCGGGACCTGAAGGCCTCGCACAGCAGATGCTTTATCCGCTGTTGCGTGTTGCCGGGCGTCTGTACGGCCTGATTGGCCGGTTGCGCCGGAAGCTCTACCGGGCTGGGGTGCTTACCGTTTACCGGGCCCCGGTGCCGGTCATCTCGGTTGGCAACCTGACGGTCGGGGGGACCGGCAAGACCCCGATGGTTGATGATCTGGTAAAATCGCTGTTGGGACACGGTCGCCGGGTGGCAGTCGTCAGTCGCGGCTACGGCGGTCAGGGTGCCGGCAGGGTCGGCGTGGTCTGCGCAGGGGACGGACCTCTCCTGCCGCCAGGGGTTTGCGGCGACGAACCGTACCTGCTGGCGCAGCGCAACCCCCGTGCCCTTGTTCTTGTCGCTCCTCGCCGGGCCGAAGGCATCCGTCTGGCTGTTGAACGTTTCGCCGCGGATGTGATTCTGCTCGATGACGGTTTCCAGCACCTGTCTGTCGCTCGCGACCTCGACATCGTGTTGCTCGATGCCCGTCGGCCGTTCGGCAACGGTCATCTCCTGCCCGCCGGGTTGCTGCGTGAGCCGCTCTCTGCACTCTCCCGGGCCGGTGTCGTGGTGCTGACCCGCAGCGACGGCTCCGAGAACCCTGTTCCGACCCTCACTTGTCCGCTTATTCGCTGTCGCCACCGCCTGGCTGTCGAGACTGTCTCCCTGGCCGGGGAGAACCTGCCGCTGAAGAGCCTTGTCGAGCAGCGCGGTGTCGCCTTCGCCGGGATCGCCGATCCCGAAAATTACTTCGCCGCGCTTGCGGCCCAAGGCCTGAAACTGGTGCGAACCTTGCCGCTTTCCGATCATGTGGTCTACGACCGCGACACTTTGGCGCTTCTTGTCGATGCCGCGCAGGATGCGGATTTTCTGGTGACCACAGAAAAAGATGGTGTTAAACTGTCGGCGGCGCAGTTGCCCCGGCCCTGTTACCAGACCCCCATGACCCTGGAATTTTACGACCAGGGCTCACTTCTTCTGGAGCGGGCCCTTAACGCGGTCATCCATCAGGAGACTCCATGA